A single window of Campylobacter concisus DNA harbors:
- a CDS encoding carbonic anhydrase: protein MDDSLLEGAVKFMEDGFLEHEELFKSLQNRQDPHTLFISCVDSRVVPNLITNCLPGELFMVRNIANIVPPYRVSEEFLATTSAIEYALELLNIKNIIICGHSDCGGCAALYMDEKKLKTTPNVRNWIKLIEPIKREVLKFTSDDPAKMAWLTERLNVINSIENIMTYPNVKEEYESGKLQIYGWHYIIETGEIFSYDLKEGTFKLLADKRGENA from the coding sequence ATGGATGACTCGCTACTTGAAGGTGCGGTAAAATTTATGGAAGATGGCTTTTTGGAGCATGAAGAGCTCTTTAAAAGTCTACAAAATAGACAAGACCCGCATACTCTTTTTATATCCTGTGTTGATTCAAGAGTGGTACCGAATTTGATAACAAACTGCCTTCCAGGCGAGCTTTTTATGGTACGAAATATCGCAAATATTGTGCCACCTTATAGAGTGAGCGAGGAATTTTTGGCAACGACTTCGGCTATCGAATATGCATTAGAGCTTTTAAATATCAAAAATATCATTATTTGCGGACACTCTGATTGTGGTGGATGCGCAGCGCTTTATATGGATGAAAAAAAGCTCAAAACTACGCCAAATGTTAGAAATTGGATAAAGCTAATAGAGCCGATCAAGCGAGAAGTGCTTAAATTTACAAGCGATGATCCAGCCAAAATGGCATGGCTAACCGAGAGGCTAAACGTGATAAACTCGATCGAAAACATAATGACTTATCCAAATGTAAAAGAGGAGTATGAAAGTGGTAAGCTTCAAATTTATGGCTGGCACTATATCATCGAGACTGGTGAAATTTTCAGTTACGATTTAAAAGAGGGCACGTTTAAACTTCTAGCGGACAAAAGAGGCGAAAATGCGTAA